In a genomic window of Bordetella petrii:
- a CDS encoding lipopolysaccharide kinase InaA family protein: MLEPVIDGTSWWDVQGVWVEPVNERRQGISGVQRVVDSQGAVYYVKRQTNHLYRSLRYPRGRPTLLREWLNLQFCAARGIPTAPPQFFDMRKSVRGWEAVLVTRGLDGFISLEDGIRGGRWTCTERRKILLALAELLAPLHRAGRKHGHLYPKEILVRTEPELSVALLDWEVARYVGLARWAAQSDLARLWRSLIALDVGDADRRAFLECYCALAGLHDLQLRGVPALTDEPSCSRPSAT, translated from the coding sequence ATGTTGGAACCAGTTATTGATGGCACATCCTGGTGGGATGTGCAGGGCGTATGGGTCGAGCCCGTCAACGAGCGGCGCCAGGGCATCAGCGGCGTGCAGCGCGTAGTCGACTCGCAGGGTGCCGTCTATTACGTCAAGCGCCAGACCAATCACTTGTACCGCAGCCTGCGTTATCCGCGTGGGCGGCCGACGCTATTGCGCGAATGGTTGAACTTGCAGTTCTGTGCCGCGCGGGGGATTCCAACCGCGCCCCCGCAGTTCTTCGACATGCGGAAAAGCGTGCGAGGTTGGGAAGCGGTCTTGGTGACGCGCGGTCTGGACGGTTTCATCAGTCTCGAAGACGGCATTCGCGGCGGGCGCTGGACCTGTACGGAGCGCCGCAAGATTCTGCTTGCCCTGGCAGAGCTGCTGGCTCCGTTGCATCGGGCCGGACGCAAGCACGGACATCTTTATCCTAAAGAGATACTTGTGCGCACCGAACCGGAGCTGAGCGTGGCCTTGCTGGACTGGGAAGTCGCCCGCTATGTCGGGCTGGCGCGCTGGGCTGCGCAATCGGACCTGGCCCGGCTATGGCGCTCATTGATTGCCTTGGACGTCGGTGACGCCGACAGGCGGGCGTTTCTTGAGTGCTACTGTGCTCTTGCCGGGCTGCACGACCTGCAGTTGCGCGGCGTGCCCGCATTGACTGACGAACCATCCTGTAGCCGGCCATCAGCCACCTGA
- a CDS encoding adenylosuccinate synthase, with protein sequence MSKNVVVIGTQWGDEGKGKIVDWLAESVQGVVRFQGGHNAGHTLWINGKKTILRLIPSGIMHPGVTCFIGNGVVLSPEALLKEIEELEAAGLDVRSRLQISEICPLILPYHIAVDQAREARKGEGKIGTTGRGIGPAYEDKIARRALRVQDLFNPALFDEKLAELLDYHNFVLTQYLGAPAVSAAQVRDQAMALAPAIAPMVKDVSSNLYAMQQAGQRLLFEGAQGALLDVDHGTYPFVTSSNCLAGAASAGAGVGPQSLDYVLGITKAYTTRVGSGPFPTELVDEIGTRLATIGKEFGSVTGRPRRCGWFDGAALKRSVRLNGITGLCITKLDVLDGLESIQLGVGYRVNGEFRDVLPYGAHAVAQAEAVLEELPGWSESTVGITEYAKLPAAARRYLERVAEVCGVPIDLVSTGPDRNETIVLRHPLKG encoded by the coding sequence ATGAGCAAGAACGTAGTGGTTATCGGCACCCAATGGGGTGACGAAGGCAAAGGCAAAATCGTCGACTGGCTGGCCGAATCCGTCCAGGGCGTGGTGCGCTTCCAGGGCGGCCACAATGCCGGCCATACGCTGTGGATCAACGGCAAGAAAACCATTCTGCGCCTGATCCCGTCGGGCATCATGCATCCCGGCGTTACCTGCTTCATCGGCAACGGCGTGGTGCTGTCGCCCGAGGCGCTGCTCAAGGAAATCGAAGAACTCGAGGCCGCTGGTCTGGATGTCCGCTCGCGCCTGCAGATTTCTGAAATCTGTCCGCTGATCCTGCCGTACCACATCGCTGTCGACCAGGCGCGCGAAGCCCGCAAGGGCGAGGGCAAGATCGGCACCACGGGTCGCGGTATCGGCCCTGCCTACGAAGACAAGATCGCGCGCCGTGCCCTGCGCGTGCAAGACTTGTTCAATCCCGCGCTGTTCGACGAAAAGCTCGCTGAACTGCTCGACTACCATAACTTCGTCCTTACCCAGTACCTGGGTGCGCCCGCCGTGTCGGCCGCCCAGGTCCGCGACCAGGCCATGGCCCTGGCGCCGGCCATCGCGCCCATGGTCAAGGACGTCTCCAGCAATCTGTACGCCATGCAGCAGGCCGGCCAGCGCCTGCTGTTCGAGGGTGCGCAGGGCGCGCTGCTCGACGTTGATCACGGCACCTACCCGTTCGTCACCAGCAGCAACTGCCTGGCGGGCGCGGCGTCGGCCGGCGCCGGCGTGGGCCCGCAGTCGCTCGACTACGTGCTGGGCATCACCAAGGCCTACACCACGCGCGTCGGCTCCGGCCCGTTCCCCACCGAACTGGTCGACGAAATCGGTACGCGACTGGCCACTATCGGCAAAGAGTTCGGCTCGGTTACCGGCCGTCCGCGCCGCTGCGGCTGGTTCGACGGCGCCGCGCTCAAGCGTTCGGTGCGCCTGAACGGCATTACCGGCCTGTGCATTACCAAGCTCGATGTGCTCGACGGCCTTGAAAGCATCCAGCTCGGCGTGGGCTACCGTGTCAACGGCGAATTCCGCGACGTGCTGCCCTACGGCGCGCACGCCGTGGCGCAGGCCGAGGCCGTGCTCGAAGAGCTGCCCGGCTGGAGCGAGTCCACTGTCGGCATTACCGAGTACGCCAAGCTGCCGGCCGCCGCGCGCCGCTACCTTGAGCGCGTCGCTGAAGTCTGCGGCGTGCCCATCGACCTGGTGTCTACCGGCCCCGACCGCAACGAAACCATCGTGCTGCGCCACCCTCTCAAGGGCTGA
- a CDS encoding phosphoribosyltransferase: MSAPANDDSHLWISWDGYNRLIERLTLQVYQSGWQFDLILCLARGGVRVGDVMSRIFDVPLGILATSSYREAAGTKQGNLDIAQFITITRGAPAGRVLLVDDMVDTGLTFNRVQEHLRQQFPEITELRSAVLWWKGHSQATPDYYVDKLPTNPWIHQPFEDYDSLRPHQLEAWIRKGSQSK; the protein is encoded by the coding sequence ATGAGCGCGCCCGCCAACGACGACAGCCATTTGTGGATCAGCTGGGACGGCTACAACCGCCTGATCGAACGCCTGACGCTGCAGGTCTACCAGTCTGGCTGGCAATTCGACCTGATCCTGTGCCTGGCGCGCGGCGGCGTGCGGGTGGGCGACGTCATGTCGCGCATTTTCGACGTGCCCCTGGGCATTCTGGCCACCAGCAGCTATCGCGAGGCGGCAGGCACCAAGCAGGGCAACCTGGACATCGCGCAATTCATCACCATTACCCGGGGCGCGCCGGCGGGGCGGGTCTTGCTGGTCGACGATATGGTCGACACCGGCCTGACCTTCAACCGGGTGCAGGAGCACCTGCGCCAGCAATTTCCCGAGATCACCGAGCTGCGCAGCGCGGTCCTGTGGTGGAAAGGGCATTCGCAGGCTACGCCAGACTATTACGTCGACAAACTGCCCACCAACCCCTGGATCCACCAGCCCTTCGAAGACTACGACAGCCTGCGGCCACACCAGCTCGAAGCCTGGATCCGCAAGGGCTCGCAATCGAAATAA
- the ltrA gene encoding group II intron reverse transcriptase/maturase, whose translation MEETVNPSSASSRVPDSWPTIDWRRVVRNVRAMQIRIAKATQAGDWRRVKALQRSLVRSFSAKASAVRRVTENQGKRTAGVDRVLWDSPESKWEAIGRLRQPGYRPLPLRRVYIPKSNGKERPLGIPTMRDRAMQALYLLALEPVSESTSDPNSYGFRKGRSTADAMAQIFVTLSGRASAQWILEADIKGCFDWINHEWLLANVPMDRRVLRKWLKAGVIHKGQLQPTTAGTPQGGIISPTLANVTLNKLETDLAEYLGTKLGWTKAKRLKVHVVRYADDFIVTGASKDVLDTEVRPWIERFLAVRGLQLSTEKTRIIHIDEGFDFLGWNFRKYSGKLLIKPSQKNVKAFYGKVREIIGENLSARQVDLIALLNPVLRGWSQYHSPVVSKATFNKLDALIRWRLVRWAKRRHPKKTTFWSLKQYWRTVGDRRGMFAAPAVGKDGQRQMRMLYRLVDTAIVRHKKIKGAYNPFDPSWEAYGEALQSERLLQNMAYRKQWATLWVDQQGRCALCGCPMDMETGWHDHHLVYKVHGGSDALSNRVLLHPVCHTRVHTLGLSVVKPVRKRA comes from the coding sequence ATGGAAGAAACTGTTAATCCCAGTTCTGCGTCCTCGCGCGTCCCGGATAGCTGGCCGACCATAGACTGGCGGCGAGTCGTGCGGAATGTGAGGGCTATGCAGATACGTATAGCGAAGGCTACGCAGGCGGGCGATTGGCGTAGGGTGAAAGCCCTGCAAAGATCGCTGGTCCGCTCGTTTTCCGCCAAAGCATCGGCGGTCAGGCGAGTGACAGAGAACCAAGGCAAACGGACGGCAGGTGTCGACCGTGTGCTGTGGGACTCGCCCGAGAGCAAGTGGGAGGCAATCGGAAGGTTGCGGCAACCGGGATATCGGCCTCTGCCTTTACGGAGGGTCTATATCCCCAAATCCAATGGCAAGGAGCGCCCTCTGGGCATTCCTACCATGCGGGACCGCGCCATGCAGGCTTTGTATCTGCTGGCACTGGAACCGGTATCGGAATCGACGAGCGATCCGAACTCGTATGGGTTCAGAAAAGGACGTTCGACGGCCGATGCGATGGCTCAGATATTCGTCACATTGTCCGGCAGGGCTTCGGCCCAATGGATACTGGAAGCGGATATCAAGGGTTGTTTCGACTGGATCAACCATGAGTGGCTGCTCGCCAACGTCCCTATGGACCGGCGAGTGTTGCGCAAGTGGTTGAAGGCCGGCGTGATTCACAAAGGCCAGTTGCAGCCTACTACTGCTGGTACGCCACAGGGAGGGATTATTTCCCCTACCTTGGCGAATGTGACGCTCAATAAGCTGGAAACGGACTTGGCAGAGTACCTGGGTACGAAGCTGGGTTGGACTAAGGCCAAACGGTTGAAAGTCCATGTGGTCCGATACGCGGATGACTTCATTGTTACCGGTGCATCGAAAGACGTGCTGGATACTGAAGTCAGGCCTTGGATAGAACGCTTTCTTGCGGTTCGAGGATTGCAACTGTCCACGGAAAAGACGCGCATCATCCACATCGATGAAGGTTTTGATTTCCTCGGGTGGAATTTCAGGAAGTACTCTGGAAAGTTGCTCATCAAGCCGAGTCAGAAGAACGTCAAGGCGTTCTATGGCAAGGTCAGGGAAATCATCGGAGAAAACTTGTCGGCTAGACAGGTCGATCTGATCGCGTTGCTTAATCCAGTATTGCGGGGCTGGTCGCAGTATCACAGCCCCGTTGTGTCGAAGGCGACGTTCAACAAACTAGACGCGCTGATTCGTTGGCGGCTAGTGCGTTGGGCAAAGCGGCGGCATCCCAAGAAGACCACTTTTTGGTCGCTCAAGCAGTATTGGCGAACAGTAGGAGATCGGAGGGGGATGTTCGCAGCACCCGCAGTAGGCAAGGATGGTCAAAGGCAGATGCGCATGCTGTATCGGCTGGTTGATACGGCAATCGTGCGGCATAAGAAAATCAAAGGGGCGTACAACCCCTTTGATCCAAGTTGGGAAGCCTATGGTGAGGCCCTGCAATCGGAACGCTTGTTGCAAAACATGGCGTACCGCAAGCAGTGGGCGACGCTTTGGGTGGATCAGCAAGGACGCTGCGCTTTGTGCGGATGCCCGATGGACATGGAAACAGGGTGGCACGATCATCACCTGGTGTACAAGGTGCATGGCGGGTCGGATGCCCTGTCCAACCGTGTTCTGTTACATCCCGTATGTCACACCCGAGTTCACACGCTTGGGCTATCTGTTGTGAAGCCGGTCCGGAAACGGGCTTAG
- a CDS encoding IclR family transcriptional regulator, with the protein MAESALFIQSLEKGLAVLQAFRASETMNLREIAQACRITSSSAQRVAYTLEQCGYLKKDPHTKRFRVTVKALGLGYSYLAREPLFQNAHAVLHQLNQECGEIVNLSVPDEGDNMVFVMRVPTSQHIPIYMPVGTRIPMLASSSGRAILAHLPADQLERQLDAARLQRHTPHTTTDAATLRQLVDEAREHRYAYADEEFFQGDVNVAAAILNEDSQPIAAVNISVPKPRWTLERARQDLAPLVIRAARAISKNAA; encoded by the coding sequence ATGGCCGAATCGGCGTTGTTTATCCAATCCCTGGAAAAGGGACTGGCCGTGTTGCAGGCCTTTCGCGCCAGCGAAACCATGAACCTGCGCGAAATCGCGCAGGCCTGCCGGATTACCAGCAGCTCGGCGCAACGGGTGGCCTATACGCTGGAACAGTGCGGCTACCTGAAGAAAGACCCCCACACCAAACGCTTCCGCGTCACCGTGAAGGCGCTCGGGCTGGGCTACAGCTACCTTGCGCGCGAGCCGCTGTTCCAGAACGCGCACGCGGTGCTGCACCAGTTGAACCAGGAATGCGGGGAAATCGTCAATTTGTCTGTGCCCGACGAGGGCGACAACATGGTGTTCGTGATGCGCGTGCCCACGTCCCAGCACATTCCCATCTACATGCCAGTGGGAACGCGCATTCCGATGCTGGCGTCGTCTTCCGGCCGCGCCATACTGGCGCACCTGCCAGCCGACCAGCTCGAACGCCAGTTGGACGCGGCGCGGCTGCAAAGGCACACACCGCACACGACCACCGACGCCGCGACGCTGCGCCAACTGGTTGATGAAGCGCGCGAGCATCGTTACGCCTATGCCGACGAGGAATTCTTCCAGGGCGACGTCAACGTGGCCGCCGCGATCTTGAACGAAGACAGCCAGCCAATCGCCGCCGTCAATATTTCGGTGCCGAAGCCTCGCTGGACGCTGGAACGAGCGCGCCAGGACCTTGCTCCGCTGGTGATTCGCGCCGCCCGCGCCATCAGCAAGAATGCTGCTTGA
- the rpsU gene encoding 30S ribosomal protein S21 produces MPIVRLKENEPFEAALRRFKRTIEKTGLLTELRSREFYEKPTAERKRKHAAAVKRHYKRIRSQQLPPRLY; encoded by the coding sequence ATGCCTATTGTCCGACTGAAGGAAAACGAACCGTTCGAAGCTGCTCTGCGCCGCTTCAAGCGCACCATCGAAAAGACCGGTTTGCTCACCGAACTGCGCTCGCGCGAGTTCTACGAGAAGCCCACGGCCGAGCGTAAGCGCAAGCACGCCGCCGCGGTCAAGCGCCATTACAAGCGGATTCGTAGCCAGCAACTGCCGCCCCGCCTGTATTGA
- the rpoD gene encoding RNA polymerase sigma factor RpoD codes for MTRTSGKTSPADDTAVTPVKAAKRAVSMAAEKAPAKAAVKVSKTATKTAAKKAAKPAAAADKPEKAAKAARAKKAEDKLADLVGGARPSSGRRPGRPAKNANNDSDGFDDSMDGEGEVLPDLKPPKRGGKRGKADPKDLIARGPVSPEEYEARRNRLKQLIKLGKDRGYLTYGEINDHLPDDLVDAEAIDGIISTFSDMGISVYDQAPDAETLLMSENAPVASNDDDVEDEAEAALTTVDSDFGRTTDPVRMYMREMGSVELLTREGEIEIAKRIEDGLKHMVMAISACPTTINEILAHITRVREGQAQIDEVVDGLVDPEDGEEYAGAGVAADEDENDDGPAGGMSSKQLEDLRVKALAKFDEVTKQFEKMRQSYERDGYKSEAYIKAQEAILNELMGIRFTAKMVEKLADTLRSQVEEVRQLERAVLHTCVDRAGMPRSHFIKVFPGNETNLDWVLQEVAAGHPYAETLERQIPAVQELQQKLIDLQTRVVLPLKDLKDVNKRMATGEAKARKAKREMTEANLRLVISIAKKYTNRGLQFLDLIQEGNIGLMKAVDKFEYRRGYKFSTYATWWIRQAITRSIADQARTIRIPVHMIETINKMNRISRQILQETGAEPDPATLAQKMDMPEDKIRKILKIAKEPISMETPIGDDDDSHLGDFIEDTSTLAPSDAALHGSMRDVVKEVLDSLTPREAKVLRMRFGIEMSTDQTLEEVGKQFDVTRERIRQIEAKALRKLRHPSRADKLKSFLEGQ; via the coding sequence ATGACCAGAACATCAGGCAAAACCTCCCCTGCAGACGATACGGCTGTCACGCCGGTCAAGGCGGCCAAGCGCGCCGTCAGCATGGCGGCGGAAAAAGCGCCTGCCAAGGCGGCAGTGAAGGTCTCGAAGACGGCAACCAAGACCGCGGCCAAGAAGGCCGCGAAACCCGCCGCCGCTGCCGACAAGCCTGAAAAGGCTGCGAAGGCTGCGCGCGCCAAGAAAGCCGAAGACAAGCTGGCCGACCTGGTCGGCGGCGCGCGTCCGTCCAGCGGCCGGCGCCCCGGCCGCCCCGCCAAGAACGCCAACAACGACTCCGACGGTTTCGACGACTCCATGGACGGCGAAGGCGAGGTGCTGCCCGACCTTAAGCCGCCCAAGCGCGGCGGCAAGCGCGGCAAGGCCGATCCCAAAGACCTGATCGCCCGCGGCCCCGTCTCGCCCGAAGAATACGAAGCCCGCCGCAACCGGCTCAAGCAGCTCATTAAGCTGGGCAAAGACCGCGGCTACCTGACCTACGGCGAAATCAACGACCACCTGCCCGACGACCTGGTCGACGCCGAGGCCATCGACGGCATCATCAGCACGTTCAGCGACATGGGCATCTCGGTCTACGACCAGGCTCCCGACGCCGAAACGCTGCTCATGAGCGAAAACGCGCCGGTTGCGTCCAATGACGACGACGTCGAAGACGAAGCCGAAGCCGCCCTGACCACGGTCGATTCCGACTTCGGCCGCACCACCGACCCTGTCCGCATGTACATGCGTGAAATGGGCTCGGTCGAGCTGCTTACGCGCGAAGGTGAAATCGAAATCGCCAAGCGCATCGAAGACGGCCTGAAGCACATGGTGATGGCCATCTCGGCGTGTCCCACCACCATCAACGAGATCCTCGCCCACATCACGCGCGTGCGCGAGGGCCAGGCCCAGATCGATGAAGTGGTCGACGGCCTGGTCGATCCCGAAGACGGCGAAGAGTACGCCGGCGCCGGCGTCGCCGCCGACGAAGACGAAAACGACGACGGTCCTGCCGGCGGCATGTCCAGCAAGCAGCTGGAAGACTTGCGCGTCAAGGCGCTGGCCAAGTTCGACGAGGTCACCAAGCAGTTCGAGAAAATGCGCCAGTCGTACGAGCGCGATGGCTACAAATCCGAGGCCTACATCAAGGCCCAGGAAGCCATCCTGAACGAACTGATGGGTATCCGCTTCACCGCCAAGATGGTCGAAAAGCTGGCCGATACCCTGCGTTCACAGGTTGAAGAAGTGCGCCAGCTCGAGCGCGCCGTGCTGCATACCTGCGTGGATCGCGCCGGCATGCCGCGCAGCCATTTCATCAAGGTCTTCCCGGGCAACGAAACCAATCTCGATTGGGTCCTGCAGGAAGTGGCCGCGGGCCATCCGTACGCCGAAACGCTCGAACGCCAGATTCCGGCCGTCCAGGAACTGCAGCAGAAGCTCATCGACCTGCAAACGCGCGTCGTGCTGCCGCTGAAAGACCTGAAAGACGTCAACAAGCGCATGGCCACCGGCGAAGCCAAGGCTCGCAAGGCCAAACGCGAAATGACCGAAGCCAACCTGCGGCTGGTGATTTCCATCGCCAAAAAGTACACGAACCGGGGCCTGCAGTTCCTCGACCTCATCCAGGAAGGCAACATCGGCCTGATGAAAGCCGTGGACAAGTTCGAATACCGCCGTGGCTATAAGTTCTCCACGTACGCCACGTGGTGGATCCGCCAGGCCATTACGCGCTCCATCGCCGACCAGGCGCGCACCATCCGCATTCCGGTGCACATGATCGAAACGATCAACAAAATGAACCGGATCAGCCGTCAGATCCTGCAGGAAACGGGCGCCGAGCCCGATCCCGCCACCCTGGCGCAGAAGATGGACATGCCGGAAGACAAGATCCGCAAGATCCTCAAGATCGCCAAGGAGCCGATCTCGATGGAAACCCCCATTGGCGACGATGACGACTCGCACCTGGGCGACTTCATCGAAGACACGTCCACTCTGGCGCCGTCGGATGCGGCCCTGCACGGCTCGATGCGCGACGTGGTCAAGGAAGTGCTGGATTCGCTTACGCCGCGCGAGGCCAAGGTGCTGCGCATGCGTTTCGGCATCGAAATGAGCACCGACCAGACCCTCGAAGAGGTGGGCAAGCAGTTCGACGTTACGCGCGAGCGCATTCGGCAAATAGAAGCCAAAGCGCTGCGCAAGCTGCGCCACCCCAGCCGGGCCGACAAGCTCAAGAGTTTCCTGGAAGGGCAGTAA
- the dnaG gene encoding DNA primase: MIPESFIQDLLARVDVVDVVGRYVQLRKGGANLLGLCPFHNEKSPSFTVSPTKQFYHCFGCGAHGTAITFLMEHTGASFPEAVRTLAGSVGMTVPEENRSPRQQAESARRKAEESRHTQVLDAAQAHYLRQLRASPAAIQYLKQRGLTGEIAAHFGLGWSGTDRHGLAKVFDNYDDPTLVEAGLVIESEDGRRYDRFRERVMFPIRNARGSLIGFGGRIIGKGEPKYLNSPETPLFSKGQELYGLWEARQAIRQEGQVIVVEGYMDVVGLAQQGIANAVATLGTATTPDHVKKLLRSSDRVVFSFDGDAAGRRAAWRALQACLPVLRDDIAIRFLFLPAEHDPDSYVRELGAEAFRACLGEAMALSRFLLEELASRHNLAEAEGRASCLHEAKPLLAAIPECALRLQIEREMARQVQLTPEEMAQILAQAPARPFAPPAAGAGAGAGAAPAGAATASPPDSLDAGAYFDAPPPDFDYEPAGFGYDDEPPGMGGAAPEGRRGQGGWQARQGGWQGKKGDRKDKGEWRGGRRDDGVGGYEGRRSMPSLAKRLLALLLAHPELVDTMGDQQLEVLDKGPHLGLVRDLIMLAQTSGARHVGALLQAADPDSDLAAVLKGMRADLLAQEDLPEPQTEWDDALRRIEFDSARAEMAKLAETGLGSEEARQRYQELSARLAVLKGGGIR; this comes from the coding sequence TTGATTCCAGAATCATTCATCCAGGATCTCCTCGCCCGGGTCGACGTAGTCGACGTCGTCGGGCGATACGTGCAGTTGCGAAAGGGCGGCGCCAACCTGCTTGGCCTGTGCCCTTTCCATAACGAAAAAAGCCCGTCGTTCACCGTCAGCCCCACCAAGCAGTTCTATCACTGCTTCGGTTGCGGCGCGCACGGCACCGCCATCACCTTCCTGATGGAACACACGGGCGCCAGTTTCCCCGAGGCCGTGCGCACGCTCGCCGGCTCGGTGGGAATGACGGTTCCAGAAGAAAACCGCAGTCCCCGCCAGCAGGCCGAATCCGCGCGCCGCAAGGCCGAAGAATCGCGCCACACGCAGGTGCTCGACGCCGCGCAGGCACATTACCTGCGCCAGTTGCGCGCGTCTCCCGCGGCCATCCAGTACTTGAAGCAGCGAGGCCTAACCGGCGAAATTGCCGCGCATTTCGGCCTGGGCTGGTCGGGCACCGACCGCCATGGCCTGGCGAAAGTGTTCGACAACTACGACGACCCTACGCTGGTCGAGGCCGGCCTGGTCATCGAATCCGAAGACGGCCGTCGCTACGACCGCTTCCGCGAGCGCGTGATGTTCCCCATCCGCAACGCGCGCGGCAGCCTTATCGGCTTCGGTGGGCGCATCATCGGCAAGGGCGAACCCAAATACCTGAACTCGCCCGAAACCCCGCTGTTTTCCAAGGGGCAGGAGCTCTATGGCCTGTGGGAAGCCCGTCAGGCCATCCGCCAGGAAGGGCAGGTCATCGTGGTGGAAGGCTACATGGACGTGGTCGGGCTGGCGCAGCAGGGCATTGCCAATGCCGTCGCCACCCTGGGCACCGCCACCACCCCCGATCACGTCAAAAAGCTGCTGCGCAGCAGCGACAGGGTGGTCTTCAGCTTCGACGGCGATGCCGCCGGCCGCCGGGCGGCCTGGCGCGCATTGCAGGCTTGCCTGCCTGTGTTGCGCGACGACATCGCCATTCGCTTCCTGTTTTTGCCTGCCGAGCACGACCCCGATTCCTACGTGCGCGAATTGGGCGCTGAGGCCTTCCGGGCCTGCCTGGGCGAGGCCATGGCCCTGTCGCGGTTCCTGCTCGAAGAGCTGGCGTCGCGCCACAACCTGGCCGAGGCCGAAGGGCGTGCCAGCTGCCTGCACGAGGCCAAGCCCCTGCTGGCGGCCATTCCTGAATGCGCGCTGCGCCTGCAAATCGAGCGTGAGATGGCGCGCCAGGTGCAGCTGACGCCGGAAGAAATGGCGCAGATATTGGCGCAGGCCCCGGCGCGGCCGTTCGCGCCGCCTGCTGCCGGCGCTGGCGCGGGGGCTGGCGCCGCCCCTGCCGGCGCTGCTACGGCGTCCCCGCCCGACAGCCTGGATGCCGGCGCCTATTTTGACGCGCCGCCGCCGGATTTCGACTACGAGCCGGCGGGGTTCGGCTACGACGACGAGCCTCCCGGCATGGGCGGCGCGGCGCCGGAAGGCCGTCGCGGCCAGGGCGGCTGGCAGGCACGGCAGGGTGGCTGGCAGGGCAAGAAGGGCGACCGGAAAGACAAGGGCGAGTGGCGCGGCGGCCGCCGCGACGATGGCGTCGGTGGCTACGAAGGCCGCCGCTCCATGCCCTCGCTGGCCAAGCGCCTGCTGGCGCTGTTGCTTGCGCATCCCGAGCTGGTCGACACCATGGGAGACCAGCAGCTTGAAGTTCTGGACAAAGGTCCCCATCTAGGGTTGGTAAGAGATCTCATCATGCTGGCCCAGACTAGCGGGGCGCGCCATGTGGGTGCGTTGCTGCAGGCCGCCGATCCGGATTCCGACCTGGCCGCCGTGCTGAAGGGCATGCGCGCCGATCTGCTGGCCCAGGAAGACCTGCCCGAGCCGCAAACCGAATGGGATGATGCCCTGCGGCGCATCGAATTCGACTCCGCCCGCGCCGAAATGGCCAAGCTGGCCGAGACCGGGCTGGGTTCGGAAGAGGCGCGCCAGCGGTACCAGGAACTGTCTGCTCGTCTGGCGGTCTTAAAAGGTGGTGGAATACGCTAA
- a CDS encoding ATP phosphoribosyltransferase regulatory subunit codes for MGNWLLPESLADVLPAEARRIEELRRELLDLYRTYGFELVAPPLVEYIDSLLSGTGTDLNLRTCKLVDQLSGRTLGVRADMTPQVTRIDAHLLNRAGVTRLCYCGTVLHARPADLLSSRELLQIGAEIYGHAGFEADLEILSLVLDTVAAAGLRQPRLDLCHPGVVRAILDADPAAAAYAEDIVLLLREKDVPGLAELARRDGGIRADTAAALQRLPGLYGGPDVLQQARHDLPLLPGVAAALDALQAIIDAMPDVTLGVDLADIGGYGYHSGVTFALYAEGWHDALVSGGRYDDVSRAFGRARPATGFSLDLRKLARGLPPAGRARAVRAPWGQDAALAAAVRQLRRAGEIVVQALPGHQQSQDEFICDRELVLQDGAWTLRTL; via the coding sequence ATGGGTAACTGGTTGCTGCCCGAGAGCCTCGCCGACGTGCTTCCCGCCGAGGCCCGGCGCATCGAGGAACTGCGCCGCGAACTTCTCGACCTTTACCGTACGTACGGCTTCGAGCTGGTCGCGCCGCCCTTGGTCGAGTACATCGATTCGTTGCTGTCGGGCACTGGCACCGACTTGAATCTGCGTACCTGCAAGCTCGTCGACCAACTGTCCGGCCGCACCCTGGGGGTGCGCGCCGACATGACCCCGCAAGTCACCCGCATCGATGCCCATCTGCTCAACCGGGCGGGCGTCACGCGCCTGTGCTACTGCGGCACCGTGCTGCATGCGCGGCCGGCCGACCTCCTGTCCAGCCGCGAGCTGCTGCAGATCGGCGCCGAAATATACGGCCACGCGGGCTTCGAGGCCGATCTCGAAATTCTCTCGCTGGTGCTCGACACCGTTGCCGCGGCGGGCCTGCGCCAGCCGCGGCTCGACCTCTGCCATCCGGGCGTGGTGCGGGCCATCCTCGATGCCGATCCTGCCGCTGCCGCGTACGCCGAAGACATCGTCTTGCTGCTGCGCGAAAAAGACGTGCCGGGCCTGGCCGAGCTGGCGCGGCGCGACGGCGGCATCCGCGCCGATACCGCCGCCGCCCTGCAGCGGCTGCCCGGTTTGTACGGCGGCCCCGACGTGCTCCAGCAGGCGCGCCACGACCTACCCCTGTTGCCCGGCGTGGCGGCGGCGCTCGACGCGCTGCAGGCCATCATCGACGCCATGCCGGATGTCACCCTGGGGGTCGACCTAGCCGACATCGGCGGCTACGGCTATCACTCGGGCGTCACGTTCGCGCTATATGCCGAGGGCTGGCACGACGCGCTGGTCAGCGGCGGCCGCTACGACGACGTCAGCCGGGCCTTCGGGCGGGCGCGCCCGGCCACCGGTTTCAGCCTCGACTTGCGCAAACTGGCGCGCGGCCTGCCGCCGGCTGGCCGGGCCCGCGCGGTTCGGGCGCCCTGGGGCCAGGACGCTGCCCTGGCCGCCGCGGTGCGCCAGTTGCGCCGCGCCGGCGAAATCGTCGTGCAGGCGCTGCCGGGCCACCAGCAGAGCCAGGATGAATTCATTTGCGATCGCGAACTGGTGCTGCAGGACGGCGCCTGGACGCTTCGGACGCTGTAA